The proteins below are encoded in one region of Pongo pygmaeus isolate AG05252 chromosome 20, NHGRI_mPonPyg2-v2.0_pri, whole genome shotgun sequence:
- the PALM3 gene encoding paralemmin-3 produces the protein MALQSQVWSLATPMPMAESSLYRQRLEVIAEKRRLQEEIRAARRELEEEKLRVERLKRKSLRERWLMDGAAAVPEPSEDPTSKDPQSPEGQAQARIRNLEDSLFTLQSQLQLLQSASTGAQHMPSGRPSWRRQGHRPLSQSIVEAVSVGQTDLNKRASLPAGLVGTPPESPSEPREDVMGFLPAPRQVPRAAGDSSEANGPCPSPIPTPEQGLSQRAVPSEGQVGEAKGGGVVSVVWEGLRATDDCATGATGPELEAKVEEVVLEAIGDRKGAGSLELPAWVKEERGIVEVVWEGVGGSDAEAVGEVGTVPEVVQTSLPRLQERLEAAASIEGEDVPRGSPEGDGQGGSGGEEGSFIWVERVTLSEEWEELLVEGLEGPEVAGRERGDESPLGAEGAETGGGEETWEAEKRKAEESMGVGSEEKPGTGRDGAEMSPVVERKGGEKKLELESRGGAEKLGTEREGVEEPLGVERKAEGHLRAEKEGDEEKRGAEEEEVEEPLGVEKKGGEEEPEATEEPLEAERKGGEETLEAERKGGEETLEAEKRGGEESLETEKTQGTEGDLNLEQQGSREGSESQAEEVNEAGPPLEANTETRPEEEGPQPQEKPVGAPEEEGVKPQTAAEGQGPLGDATPLLAETPAPEQPTECQPLLQGEGPSANPSAHPVPTYAPAQQPEPSAPTEGEEASGPKQKTCQCCEVM, from the exons GCCCATGGCGGAGAGCTCCCTCTACCGGCAGCGGCTAGAAGTAATCGCT GAGAAGCGGCGGCTGCAGGAAGAGATCCGCGCCGCGCGCcgggagctggaggaggagaaaCTCCGCGTGGAGCGTCTCAAG AGGAAGTCTCTCCGGGAACGTTGGCTAATGGATGGGGCAGCTGCAGTGCCAGAGCCATCTGAAGACCCCACCTCGAAGGACCCCCAGTCACCCGAGGGCCAGGCTCAGGCCCGAATCCGGAACCTGGAAGACAGTTTGTTCAC ACTCCAGTCCCAGCTGCAGCTGTTGCAAAGTGCGTCCACAGGTGCCCAGCACATGCCCTCAGGCAGGCCCAGCTGGCGCAGACAG GGTCACCGTCCTCTCTCCCAGTCCATTGTCGAGGCAGTTTCTGTAG GCCAGACTGATCTGAACAAGAGAGCCTCCCTGCCAGCCGGACTAGTGGGCACGCCTCCAGAGTCCCCTTCTGAGCCCAGGGAGGATGTCATGGGGTTTCTGCCAGCCCCGAGGCAGGTCCCCAGGGCAGCAGGGGACTCCTCAGAAGCCAACGGCCCAtgccccagccccatccccactCCAGAGCAGGGGCTAAGTCAGAGGGCGGTGCCATCTGAAGGGCAGGTGGGCGAGGCCAAAGGAGGGGGCGTAGTGAGCGTGGTGTGGGAAGGGCTGAGGGCCACAGACGACTGTGCCACAGGGGCCACGGGCCCCGagctggaggctaaggtggaggaAGTGGTGCTGGAAGCCATTGGAGACAGGAAGGGAGCTGGTAGCCTGGAGCTCCCGGCCTGGGTAAAGGAGGAGAGGGGCATCGTGGAGGTGGTCTGGGAGGGGGTGGGCGGCAGCGATGCAGAGGCGGTGGGGGAGGTAGGCACGGTCCCTGAGGTCGTGCAGACCAGCTTGCCTAGGCTCCAGGAGAGATTAGAGGCAGCAGCTTCCATAGAAGGGGAAGATGTGCCCCGGGGCAGCCCTGAGGGTGACGGGCAGGGAGGCTCTGGAGGAGAGGAGGGATCCTTCATTTGGGTGGAGAGAGTGACTCTCAGTGAAGAGTGGGAGGAGCTGCTGGTGGAGGGGTTGGAAGGGCCCGAggtggcagggagggagagaggagatgaAAGCCCGCTGGGGGCCGAGGGGGCCGAGACGGGAGGAGGCGAGgagacctgggaggcagagaagagaaaagcGGAAGAATCCATGGGAGTAGGAAGTGAGGAAAAGCCAGGGACAGGGAGGGATGGAGCGGAGATGTCGCCGGTggtagagaggaaaggaggagagaagaagTTGGAGCTGGAGAGCAGAGGAGGTGCAGAAAAGCTGGGAACAGAGAGGGAAGGAGTTGAGGAACCACTGGGCGTAGAGAGAAAAGCTGAGGGACATTTGAgggcagagaaggaaggagatgaggaaaagcgaggggcagaggaggaggaagtagaAGAACCATTGGGAGTAGAGAAGAAAGGAGGTGAGGAAGAGCCAGAGGCAACCGAAGAACCactggaggcagagagaaagggaggggaggagacactggaggcagagagaaagggaggggaggagacacTGGAGGCAGAGAAAAGGGGAGGTGAGGAATCATTGGAGACAGAGAAGACCCAAGGGACCGAGGGAGATCTGAATCTAGAACAACAGGGGTCCAGGGAAGGAAGTGaatcccaggcagaggaggtgaaTGAGGCAGGGCCTCCCCTTGAGGCTAACACGGAGACAAGGCCAGAGGAGGAAGGACCCCAGCCCCAGGAGAAGCCAGTAGGAGCCCCGGAGGAGGAAGGAGTGAAGCCCCAAACCGCTGCTGAGGGCCAAGGCCCCTTGGGGGATGCCACACCCCTTCTGGCAGAGACCCCAGCCCCAGAGCAGCCCACCGAATGCCAGCCACTGCTTCAGGGGGAGGGGCCCAGCGCCAACCCCAGTGCCCACCCTGTACCCACCTATGCGCCTGCCCAGCAGCCTGAGCCATCTGCGCCCACCGAGGGTGAAGAGGCAAGCGGCCCTAAGCAAAAGACGTGCCAGTGTTGTGAGGTCATGTGA